The following proteins come from a genomic window of Streptomyces sp. GS7:
- the panB gene encoding 3-methyl-2-oxobutanoate hydroxymethyltransferase, translating into MTQLSPAQKPAAGATAEPTAKPADKESTKSLYGGTSSRRITVRDIAAAKERGEKWPMLTAYDAMTASVFDESGIPVLLVGDSMGNCHLGYESTVPVTMDEITILSAAVVRGTKRALVVADLPFGAYQEGPVQALRNATRLVKDAGVGAVKLEGGERSAHQVELLVSSGIPVMAHVGLTPQSVHAYGGYPVQGRGEEAAQQLLRDAKAVQDAGAFSVVLEAVPAELAAEVTRSLHIPTVGIGAGLDCDAQVLVWTDMAGLNAGRVPRFVKQYLQLRELLGGAARAFAEDVVGGAFPAEEHTFH; encoded by the coding sequence ATGACGCAGCTTTCGCCTGCCCAGAAGCCGGCCGCGGGGGCCACCGCAGAGCCCACCGCCAAGCCCGCCGACAAGGAGAGCACCAAGTCGCTGTACGGGGGCACCAGCTCGCGCCGTATCACGGTCCGCGACATCGCCGCCGCCAAGGAGCGCGGCGAGAAGTGGCCGATGCTCACCGCCTACGACGCGATGACCGCCTCGGTCTTCGACGAGTCCGGGATCCCCGTCCTGCTCGTCGGCGACTCGATGGGCAACTGCCACCTCGGCTACGAGTCCACCGTGCCGGTCACGATGGACGAGATCACGATCCTGTCCGCCGCGGTCGTGCGCGGCACCAAGCGCGCCCTGGTCGTCGCCGACCTGCCGTTCGGCGCCTACCAGGAAGGCCCGGTCCAGGCGCTGCGCAACGCCACCCGCCTGGTCAAGGACGCCGGTGTCGGCGCCGTCAAGCTGGAGGGCGGCGAGCGCTCCGCGCACCAGGTGGAGCTGCTGGTCTCGTCCGGCATCCCGGTGATGGCGCACGTCGGGCTGACCCCGCAGTCGGTCCACGCCTACGGCGGCTACCCGGTCCAGGGCCGCGGCGAGGAGGCCGCCCAGCAGCTGCTGCGGGACGCCAAGGCGGTGCAGGACGCCGGCGCGTTCTCGGTCGTCCTGGAGGCCGTACCGGCCGAGCTGGCCGCCGAGGTGACCCGCTCGCTGCACATCCCCACCGTCGGCATCGGCGCGGGCCTGGACTGTGACGCCCAGGTGCTGGTGTGGACCGACATGGCGGGCCTCAACGCCGGCCGGGTGCCGCGGTTCGTCAAGCAGTACCTCCAGCTGCGGGAGCTGCTGGGCGGCGCGGCCAGGGCGTTCGCCGAGGACGTGGTCGGCGGCGCCTTCCCCGCCGAGGAGCACACCTTCCACTGA
- a CDS encoding MFS transporter, with protein MATSPPPPGAPAAPRIPDHIHRRRWAILSVLMLSLLIVVLDNSILNVAMKTIATPAPGGLGATQSELEWAINAYTLVFAGLLFTSGLLGDRIGRKKVLLFGLAVFGAGSALAAAAVSPAELIAFRALMGLGGAFVMPATLAILMNVFEREEQPRAIGVWAGGVGLAIAIGPIAGGLLLDHFWWGSVFLINVPIVLLALAAMILLVPESRDPAPGRLDPVGVLLSVVGLVLLVFGIIKGGQLDDFAAPEVLVPALGGLAVLAVFVVHQKRSDHPSIDIGYFRKPAFSAAVAAIALVFFALMGVTFFIVFYVQSVRGYSPLQSGLLILPLAAAQLIFAPRARLVVDRFGARAVCTSGMLVVAVTMAGMGMLRTGTPLWALELLFFLQGTGMAHIMPPVTVAIMQSLPREKAGSASALNNTFRQVGGTLGVAVLGSLLSTTYRDGIQGTLDALPGVPGPARAAAGESIEATLGLAARMGPAGRPLIDSARDAFLHAMHVTALGSAAVSVLGAVVVAAFLPGKMAPAPRAAEPRDEWKAGAAR; from the coding sequence ATGGCCACCTCACCGCCCCCACCGGGCGCACCCGCCGCTCCACGGATTCCCGACCACATCCACCGCCGGCGCTGGGCGATCCTCTCCGTCCTGATGCTCAGCCTGCTGATCGTGGTGCTGGACAACTCCATCCTCAACGTCGCGATGAAGACCATCGCGACCCCGGCCCCCGGGGGCCTCGGCGCCACCCAGAGCGAGCTGGAGTGGGCGATCAACGCCTACACGCTGGTCTTCGCCGGGCTGCTGTTCACCTCCGGCCTGCTCGGCGACCGGATCGGCCGGAAGAAGGTCCTCCTCTTCGGCCTGGCCGTCTTCGGCGCCGGATCGGCGCTCGCCGCGGCCGCCGTCTCGCCCGCCGAACTGATCGCCTTCCGCGCGCTGATGGGGCTGGGCGGCGCCTTCGTGATGCCGGCCACGCTCGCGATCCTGATGAACGTCTTCGAGCGCGAGGAGCAGCCCCGGGCCATCGGCGTCTGGGCCGGCGGTGTGGGCCTGGCCATCGCCATCGGCCCGATCGCCGGCGGGCTGCTGCTCGACCACTTCTGGTGGGGCTCGGTCTTCCTGATCAACGTCCCGATCGTGCTGCTCGCGCTGGCCGCGATGATCCTCCTGGTGCCCGAGTCCAGGGACCCCGCCCCCGGCAGGCTGGACCCGGTCGGGGTGCTGCTCTCCGTCGTCGGCCTCGTCCTGCTGGTCTTCGGGATCATCAAGGGCGGCCAGCTCGACGACTTCGCCGCCCCCGAGGTGCTGGTCCCCGCCCTCGGCGGTCTGGCGGTCCTGGCGGTGTTCGTGGTCCACCAGAAGCGCAGCGACCACCCGTCCATCGACATCGGCTACTTCCGCAAGCCCGCCTTCTCGGCCGCCGTCGCCGCCATCGCGCTGGTCTTCTTCGCGCTGATGGGCGTCACGTTCTTCATCGTCTTCTACGTGCAGAGCGTGCGCGGCTACAGCCCGCTCCAGTCCGGGCTGCTGATCCTGCCGCTGGCCGCCGCCCAGCTGATCTTCGCGCCGCGGGCCCGGCTCGTCGTGGACCGCTTCGGGGCCCGTGCGGTGTGCACCTCCGGGATGCTGGTGGTGGCCGTCACGATGGCGGGGATGGGGATGCTGCGCACCGGTACCCCCCTCTGGGCCCTGGAGTTGCTGTTCTTCCTCCAGGGCACCGGCATGGCGCACATCATGCCGCCGGTCACCGTCGCGATCATGCAGTCGCTGCCGCGCGAGAAGGCCGGCTCCGCCTCGGCGCTCAACAACACCTTCCGGCAGGTCGGCGGCACCCTCGGCGTCGCCGTCCTCGGCTCGCTGCTCTCGACGACCTACCGCGACGGCATCCAGGGCACGCTCGACGCCCTGCCCGGGGTGCCGGGACCCGCCCGGGCCGCGGCCGGCGAATCCATCGAGGCGACGCTCGGCCTCGCCGCCCGGATGGGCCCGGCCGGCCGGCCGCTGATCGACTCCGCCCGCGACGCCTTCCTCCATGCCATGCACGTCACCGCGCTCGGCTCGGCCGCCGTCTCGGTGCTGGGGGCCGTGGTGGTCGCGGCCTTCCTGCCGGGCAAAATGGCTCCGGCTCCGCGCGCGGCGGAGCCGCGGGACGAGTGGAAGGCGGGCGCAGCACGATGA
- a CDS encoding TetR/AcrR family transcriptional regulator, translating into MSRAAGDGGAAAGAGAGAAAPGRRGRPRSAAADSAIIEAVLRLIEDGCSIAELSMERIAREAGVGKATVYRRWPGKSALMLDVMRSLDAPTPPLDGTSVRDDLVSLLEFLRRRGLAKRSSALLRTVVSHVQAQPELWAEYHETVVRARHEALLGVLRRGVANGEIRADRDLDALVDLFVGPMLARAVLHDWKELPEGLSEEIVDMVLEGVRPRPEADPPGTVRP; encoded by the coding sequence ATGAGCCGGGCGGCGGGAGACGGCGGGGCGGCGGCCGGGGCGGGCGCGGGTGCGGCGGCTCCCGGGCGCCGGGGCCGGCCGCGCAGCGCCGCGGCCGACTCCGCCATCATCGAGGCCGTGCTCCGGCTGATCGAGGACGGCTGCTCCATAGCTGAGCTGTCCATGGAGCGCATCGCCCGCGAGGCCGGCGTGGGCAAGGCCACCGTCTACCGCCGCTGGCCCGGCAAGAGCGCGCTGATGCTCGACGTGATGCGGTCGCTGGACGCCCCGACCCCTCCCCTGGACGGCACCTCCGTACGCGACGACCTGGTCTCCCTGCTGGAGTTCCTGCGCCGCCGCGGCCTGGCCAAGCGCAGCTCCGCCCTGCTGCGTACCGTCGTCAGCCACGTCCAGGCGCAGCCCGAACTGTGGGCGGAATACCACGAGACGGTCGTCCGGGCCCGCCACGAGGCCCTGCTCGGCGTGCTCCGGCGCGGGGTGGCCAACGGCGAGATCCGCGCCGACCGGGACCTGGACGCCCTCGTCGACCTCTTCGTCGGCCCGATGCTCGCCCGCGCCGTCCTCCACGACTGGAAGGAACTCCCCGAGGGGCTCTCGGAGGAGATCGTCGACATGGTCCTGGAGGGCGTACGGCCCCGCCCCGAAGCGGATCCGCCGGGCACGGTACGACCCTGA
- a CDS encoding endonuclease/exonuclease/phosphatase family protein: MWRRGIVLAVLAVVLGLAMVLHARIPNTVGNLGSLVETFLPWLGLGVPLLLLCAVLRRSATALVALLLPAVAWAGLFGGQITDKSGTGGNLTVLTHNVDAGNPDPAGTARDIVASGADVVALEELTGAALPTYKKGLAQAYPYHTVQGTVGLWSKRPLTDARPVDIKIGWTRALRATVTAADGGQFAVYVAHMPSVRVHVDKGFTANQRDGSAKALGDAIVQDPVRKVLLLGDLNGTMNDRSLAPLTSQMRSAQGAAGDGFGFSWPVGFPMARIDQIMMKGIDPVKAWVLPATGSDHLPVAATVKI, encoded by the coding sequence ATGTGGCGGCGCGGCATCGTCCTGGCGGTGCTCGCGGTCGTCCTCGGGCTGGCGATGGTGCTGCACGCCCGGATCCCCAACACCGTGGGAAACCTGGGCAGTTTGGTGGAGACGTTCCTGCCGTGGCTGGGGCTGGGCGTCCCGCTGCTGCTGCTCTGCGCGGTGCTGCGCCGGTCGGCGACCGCGCTGGTGGCGCTGCTGCTGCCGGCCGTCGCCTGGGCCGGCCTCTTCGGCGGGCAGATCACCGACAAGTCGGGCACCGGCGGCAATCTGACGGTGCTGACCCACAACGTCGACGCGGGCAACCCCGATCCGGCGGGTACCGCACGGGACATCGTGGCGTCCGGCGCCGATGTGGTGGCCCTGGAGGAGCTGACCGGCGCCGCGCTGCCCACGTACAAGAAGGGCCTGGCGCAGGCGTATCCGTACCACACGGTCCAGGGCACCGTGGGCCTGTGGAGCAAGCGCCCGCTGACCGACGCCCGGCCGGTGGACATCAAGATCGGCTGGACCCGGGCGCTGCGCGCCACCGTCACCGCCGCCGACGGCGGGCAATTCGCCGTCTACGTCGCCCACATGCCCTCCGTGCGGGTCCACGTCGACAAGGGCTTCACCGCCAACCAGCGCGACGGCAGCGCCAAGGCGCTCGGTGACGCGATCGTCCAGGACCCGGTCCGGAAGGTCCTGCTCCTCGGTGACCTCAACGGCACGATGAACGACCGCTCGCTGGCCCCGCTGACCTCCCAGATGCGCTCCGCGCAGGGTGCCGCGGGCGACGGCTTCGGCTTCAGCTGGCCGGTCGGCTTCCCGATGGCCCGGATCGACCAGATCATGATGAAGGGGATCGATCCGGTCAAGGCATGGGTGCTGCCGGCCACCGGCAGCGACCACCTCCCGGTCGCGGCGACGGTCAAGATCTGA
- a CDS encoding MFS transporter, which yields MPLALLALAISAFGIGTTEFVMMGLLPDVADDLGTSVPTAGYLVSAYALGVVIGAPLLTALGSRIPRRRMLVALMAVFTVGNLASAFAPDFGLLVAGRLLAGLPHGAFFGVGAVVAARLVREGRQARAVATMFLGLTIANIVGVPAATLLGQHLGWRATFLVVAAIGLVAMASLARLIPPLPAEQPTGLGGELRALAHPQVLLGLLTTVFGFAGIFAVYSYLASMMTEVTGFAAGTVPVVLALFGIGMTLGALAAGPLTDRALRPTLYGSLAALALVLAAFHFTAQVKWAALVSVVVIGAVGFLTTTPLQMLVMNKARQAPTLAAASNQSAFNLANAGGAWVGGLALSAGWGWTSPTLVGAVLAAVGLAVAVAAGLLDRGAPDGSRIVAHGTESAGSAAGAAHAGSAGDAEGAAAGAVRPPLSSGS from the coding sequence ATGCCCTTGGCTCTGCTCGCGCTCGCGATCTCGGCCTTCGGTATCGGCACCACGGAATTCGTGATGATGGGCCTGCTGCCCGACGTCGCGGACGATCTGGGCACCTCCGTGCCCACCGCCGGCTACCTCGTCTCCGCCTACGCCCTCGGCGTCGTCATCGGCGCACCCCTGCTGACCGCCCTCGGCTCCCGCATCCCCCGCAGGCGGATGCTGGTGGCGCTGATGGCGGTCTTCACGGTCGGCAACCTCGCCTCCGCCTTCGCCCCCGACTTCGGCCTGCTGGTCGCCGGCCGGCTGCTGGCCGGGCTGCCGCACGGCGCGTTCTTCGGCGTCGGCGCGGTGGTCGCCGCCCGGCTGGTGCGCGAGGGGCGCCAGGCCCGCGCGGTCGCCACCATGTTCCTCGGCCTGACCATCGCCAACATCGTCGGCGTCCCCGCCGCGACACTGCTCGGCCAGCACCTCGGCTGGCGCGCCACCTTCCTCGTCGTGGCCGCCATCGGCCTGGTCGCGATGGCGTCCCTGGCCCGGCTGATCCCGCCGCTGCCGGCCGAGCAACCCACCGGGCTGGGCGGCGAGTTGCGCGCCCTGGCGCACCCCCAGGTGCTGCTCGGCCTGCTCACCACGGTCTTCGGCTTCGCCGGCATCTTCGCCGTCTACAGCTACCTCGCCTCGATGATGACCGAGGTCACCGGCTTCGCGGCCGGTACGGTCCCGGTCGTCCTCGCCCTCTTCGGCATCGGCATGACCCTCGGCGCGCTCGCCGCCGGACCGCTCACCGACCGGGCGCTGCGCCCCACCCTCTACGGGTCCCTGGCCGCGCTGGCGCTGGTGCTGGCGGCCTTCCACTTCACCGCGCAGGTCAAGTGGGCGGCCCTGGTGAGCGTGGTGGTCATCGGCGCCGTCGGGTTCCTGACCACCACCCCGCTCCAGATGCTGGTGATGAACAAGGCCCGGCAGGCCCCCACCCTGGCCGCCGCCTCCAACCAGTCGGCGTTCAACCTCGCCAACGCGGGCGGCGCCTGGGTCGGCGGGCTGGCCCTGTCGGCGGGCTGGGGCTGGACCTCGCCCACCCTGGTCGGCGCCGTACTGGCCGCGGTCGGCCTGGCCGTCGCCGTCGCCGCCGGACTGCTGGACCGCGGCGCGCCCGACGGCTCCCGCATCGTGGCGCACGGCACCGAGAGCGCCGGGAGCGCCGCTGGGGCCGCGCACGCCGGTAGCGCCGGTGACGCCGAGGGCGCGGCCGCCGGGGCCGTCAGGCCCCCTCTCTCCAGTGGTTCGTGA